GCACGACCGTCATCACCGAGCTCGCGGCCGCGGTCTCCGTGATCCCGGCCGACGGAGGCTGCACGACGCTCGACGAGACGACGGGCTGAGCCGCAGGGAACGCTACCGGCTGCCCCGCGCGTACCCGCCGTCGATGAGTTCGGCGATGAGGTCGGGGTAGGCGAGCCCCGACTGCTGCCAGCACGTCGGGAACATCGAGATCGGCGTGAAGCCCGGCATCGTGTTGATCTCGTTCACGACGAAGCCCTCGTCGGTCAGGAACACGTCGACGCGCGCGAGCCCCTCGCCGCCGATCGCCTCGAACGCATGGCGCGCGACGCGCTGCAGCTCGAAGAGCTCGCCGTCGCCGAGCTCGGCCGGGCAGATCAGCTCGACGCCGGGGGCGTCGAGGTACTTCGCCTCGAAGTCGTAGAACTCGCGGCCGCTCACGACGACCTCGCCGGCGACGCTCACGCGAACGGGGCTGCCGGCGCCGCCGAGCACGCCGCACTCGATCTCGCGACCGACCACGGCCGCCTCGACGAGCACCGTGCCGTCTTCGGCGAACGCGGTCTCGAGGGCGGCGTCGAGCTCCGACCAGTCGGCCACCTTCGTCACGCCGACCGACGAGCCGGCGCGTGCCGGCTTCACGAACACGGGCAGGCCGAGCGCCTTGGTGCGGCGCTCCCACAGCTCGCGGTTCTCATCGAGCGAGGACCGGGTCAGCGTCACCCACGGCGCGACCGCGATGCCGGCGCCCTCGAGCACCGTCTTCGTGAAGTGCTTGTCCATGCCGATCGACGAGGCGAGCACGCCGTTGCCGACGTAGGGCAGGCCGAGGAGCTCGAGCAGCCCCTGCACCGTGCCGTCCTCGCCGAAGCGACCGTGCAGGATCGGGAAGACCACGTCGATGTCGCCGAGCGAGCGTTCGCCCGCGGCATCCGTGACCTTCAGCTCGCGCGACGACGCGCTCTCGGGCCAGCGCACCCGGCTGCCGTTGTCGACGACCTCGGGCAGGTGCGCCGGGTCGAGCGCGAAGCGGTCGGGGTCGTCGGACTCGAGCACGAACGCGCCGTCATGGGTGATCCCGACCGGGATCACCTCGAAGCGGCTACGGTCGATCGCCCGAAGCACCCCGCCCGCCGTTGCGCAGCTGATCGAATGCTCGCTGGAACGCCCTCCGAACAGCAGAACCACTCTGAGCTTGTCCATCGATCGTCCTTTCGCCCTGAGGCTCGTCGTCTGTTGTGAGGTGCGGCGCGATGTCCTTCGGGTCGAGCGTGCCCGCGAGCACCTGTCGAACCTGTTCGACGATGGGCATGTCGACGCCCATCGCCCGCGCCAGTTCGAGGATCGGCCCGACCGATGCGAGCCCCTCTGTGGTCTGCTGCATCTGATTGACGACGTCGTTCAGGTGGTAGCCCTGGCCGAGCAGCCGCCCGGCCGTGTTGTTGCGCGAGAGCGGCGACTGGCTCGTCGCGATGAGGTCGCCGAGGCCCGCGAGCCCGGCGAGGGTCTCGGGGTGGGCTCCGTAGGCGACCGCGAAGTCGGTCATCTCGACGAGGCCGCGCGTGATGATCGACGCCTTGGTGTTCTCGCCGTAGCCGACGCCGTCGACGATGCCGATCGCGACGGCGATGAGGTTCTTCAGCACTCCGCCGAACTCGGTGCCGATCACGTCGGTATTCACGAACGAGCGGAAGTAGCGGTTGCGCGCAACGGATGCCACGGCCTGGGCCGTCTCGAGGCTCGTCGACGACACGACGGCGGCCGTCGGCTGCTCTTTCGCGATCTCGAGCGCGAGGTTCGGCCCCGAGATCACGGCGATCTGCGCCGGGTCGATGCGCAGCACCTCGGCGATGACCTCGCTCATGCGCTTGCCCGTCGACTTCTCGACGCCCTTCATGAGCGAGACCACGGATGCCTGTGCGTGCAGGTGCGGCGCGATGATCGCGAGGTTCTCGCGCAACGACTGGCTCGGCACCGAGATGTAGACCTGCTCGGCCCCCGCGAGGGCGAGGTCGAGGCGGCTCGTGGCGCGGAGGCCGAGCGGCAGGTTCACGCCCGGGAGGTAGTCGCTGTTGCGCTTGGCCTCCTGGATCTCGCGTGCCAGCTCGGGACGCCGGGCCCACAGCACCACATCGGCGCCGCCGTCGGCGAGGATCTTCGCGAAGGTCGTGCCCCAACTGCCGGCACCGAGCACGGCGACGCGCTTGCCGGTCGCCTTCCGGCCTGCCGCCTTCTTGGCGGGAACTCTAGTCTTCAAGGCGCCCCGTCTCCTTCTGACCGTGCTGCGTCGGATCCCAGCGCGCGGCCGGAGCCGGTTCGCCGCGCACCTCTGCGAGCAGTTCGGCGATCGCGCTCATGAGCTGGTCCGTCGCCTCGAGCAGGTTGCTCTGCGTGAGCGGCTTGCCCCGATAGGCGCTCAGGTCGAGCGGTTCGCCGATGATGACGTCGATGGTCTTGCGGGGGAAGGGGTGGATCTTCTTGCCGTAACGCGGCATGAGTTCCTGCGTGCCCCAGTGGGCCGCCGGGATGAGCGGGATGTCGCGCTCGAGCGCGATGCGCACGGCGCCCGTCTTCCCGCGCATCGGCCACAGGTCGGGGTCGCGGGTGAGCGACCCCTCGGGGTAGACGACGACCATGCGGCCCTTCTCGACGAGCTGCTCCGCCGCGCGGAGCGCCGCGTGGCTCTTGCTGCCTGCGCGCTCGACCGGGATCTGCCCGGAGGTGCGCAGGAGCCAGCCCAGCACGGGGACCTTGAAGAGCGAGGCCTTCGCGAGGAAGCGCGGCGCACGGCCGAGCTTCCACACGGCAGCGCCGATCACGAGCGGATCGATCTCGCTGTAGTGGTTCGGCGCGAGCACGAAGGCTCCCGACTGGGGCATACGCTCCCGACGGTGGAACCGGTAGCGGACCGCGAGACTCAGCGGAGGAAGGGCGATGGCCGCGAGCAACCAGAAGAACGACGGTCGGCGGGTCTCCGAACGCGGCTTCCTGGAACTCGTCGAGATCGTGTCGTCGTGTGGCACTCCCCCATTATCCTTCGAGTTCGAAGTCCGCCCCGAGGAGCTCCAGCTTCGTGATGAAGTTCTCGTATCCGCGAGCGATGATGCCGACGTTCGAGACGGTCGAACGGCCATCGGCCGTCAGCGCCGCGATGAGGTGGCTGAAGCCGCCGCGAAGGTCGGGCACCTCGATGTCGGCACCGGTGAGCTTCGTCGGGCCCGAGATGACGGCGGAGTGCTTGAAGTTGCGCTGACCGAACCGGCAGGGTCGACCGCCGAGGCACTCCTTGTGCACCTCGATCGACGCGCCCATCTCGACGAGCGCGTCGACGAAGCCGAAGCGCTGCTCGTAGACCGTCTCGTGCACGATCGAGACGCCCTTCGCCTTCGTGAGGGCGATCACGAGCGGCTGCTGCCAGTCGGTCATGAAGCCGGGGTGCACGTCGGTCTCGATGATGACGGGCGAGAGCTCGCCGCCGGGGTGGAAGAAGCGGATGCCGTCTTCCTGGATCTCGAAGTCGCCGCCGACCTTGCGGAAGACGTTGAGGAAGGTCAGCATCTCGGCCTGGCGTGCGCCCCCGACGAAGATGTCGCCGTCGGTCGCGAGGGCCGCAGCGGCCCAGCTCGCGGCCTCGTTGCGGTCGAACAGCGCGCGGTGCGTGTAGCCGTCGAGCTTGTCGACGCCCTCGATGCGGATGACCCGGTCGGTGTCGACCGTGATGATCGCACCCATCTTCTGCAGGATGTTGATGAGATCCATGATCTCTGGCTCGATCGCCGCGCCCGAGAGCTCGGTGATGCCGTCGGCGAGCACCGCGGTGAGCAGCACCTGCTCGGTGGCCCCGACGCTCGGGTAGGGCAGCGACACCTTGGCGCCGTGCAGGCCGCCGGGAGCCGACATGCGGATGCCGCTCGGCAGCTTCTCGATGATGGCGCCGAAGTTGCGCAGCACCTCGAGGTGGTAGTCGATCGGGCGGTCGCCGATGCGGCATCCGCCGAGGTCGGGGATGAACGCCTCGCCGAGGCGGTGCAGCAGTGGGCCGCAGAACAGGATCGGGATGCGGCTCGACCCGGCGTGCGCATCGATGTCGGCCATGTGGGCGGTCTCGACGGCCGACGGGTCGAGGATGAGCTCGCCCTCTTCGATGCCCTGCGTCACGCTCACGCCGTGCACCTCGAGGAGACCGCGGACGATGCGGACATCACTGATGTTCGGCACGTCTTTCAGCACGCTCGGAGTGTCGCCGAGGATGGCCGCGACCATCGCTTTGGTGACGAGGTTCTTCGCGCCCTTCAACTCGATACGACCGCGGAGCGGCTTGCCGCCGTTGATCGTGATCTTGTCGACGTTCAACCCGACTGCCGTTCCATGGTTCTTGGCATCCTGCCCGAGTGTGTTCACAGACTCCCTGATTCCGCCGGCTCCCGGATGGGGAGCGTCTTCGGCCGCCACGATTCTCGATGAGACTCGAACTCGGCGATTGCTGCTTCATCTCTGAGGGTGAGCCCGATGTCATCGAGCC
The sequence above is a segment of the Agromyces hippuratus genome. Coding sequences within it:
- a CDS encoding D-alanine--D-alanine ligase family protein, encoding MDKLRVVLLFGGRSSEHSISCATAGGVLRAIDRSRFEVIPVGITHDGAFVLESDDPDRFALDPAHLPEVVDNGSRVRWPESASSRELKVTDAAGERSLGDIDVVFPILHGRFGEDGTVQGLLELLGLPYVGNGVLASSIGMDKHFTKTVLEGAGIAVAPWVTLTRSSLDENRELWERRTKALGLPVFVKPARAGSSVGVTKVADWSELDAALETAFAEDGTVLVEAAVVGREIECGVLGGAGSPVRVSVAGEVVVSGREFYDFEAKYLDAPGVELICPAELGDGELFELQRVARHAFEAIGGEGLARVDVFLTDEGFVVNEINTMPGFTPISMFPTCWQQSGLAYPDLIAELIDGGYARGSR
- the murA gene encoding UDP-N-acetylglucosamine 1-carboxyvinyltransferase — its product is MNTLGQDAKNHGTAVGLNVDKITINGGKPLRGRIELKGAKNLVTKAMVAAILGDTPSVLKDVPNISDVRIVRGLLEVHGVSVTQGIEEGELILDPSAVETAHMADIDAHAGSSRIPILFCGPLLHRLGEAFIPDLGGCRIGDRPIDYHLEVLRNFGAIIEKLPSGIRMSAPGGLHGAKVSLPYPSVGATEQVLLTAVLADGITELSGAAIEPEIMDLINILQKMGAIITVDTDRVIRIEGVDKLDGYTHRALFDRNEAASWAAAALATDGDIFVGGARQAEMLTFLNVFRKVGGDFEIQEDGIRFFHPGGELSPVIIETDVHPGFMTDWQQPLVIALTKAKGVSIVHETVYEQRFGFVDALVEMGASIEVHKECLGGRPCRFGQRNFKHSAVISGPTKLTGADIEVPDLRGGFSHLIAALTADGRSTVSNVGIIARGYENFITKLELLGADFELEG
- a CDS encoding lysophospholipid acyltransferase family protein — translated: MPHDDTISTSSRKPRSETRRPSFFWLLAAIALPPLSLAVRYRFHRRERMPQSGAFVLAPNHYSEIDPLVIGAAVWKLGRAPRFLAKASLFKVPVLGWLLRTSGQIPVERAGSKSHAALRAAEQLVEKGRMVVVYPEGSLTRDPDLWPMRGKTGAVRIALERDIPLIPAAHWGTQELMPRYGKKIHPFPRKTIDVIIGEPLDLSAYRGKPLTQSNLLEATDQLMSAIAELLAEVRGEPAPAARWDPTQHGQKETGRLED
- a CDS encoding NAD(P)H-dependent glycerol-3-phosphate dehydrogenase, yielding MLGAGSWGTTFAKILADGGADVVLWARRPELAREIQEAKRNSDYLPGVNLPLGLRATSRLDLALAGAEQVYISVPSQSLRENLAIIAPHLHAQASVVSLMKGVEKSTGKRMSEVIAEVLRIDPAQIAVISGPNLALEIAKEQPTAAVVSSTSLETAQAVASVARNRYFRSFVNTDVIGTEFGGVLKNLIAVAIGIVDGVGYGENTKASIITRGLVEMTDFAVAYGAHPETLAGLAGLGDLIATSQSPLSRNNTAGRLLGQGYHLNDVVNQMQQTTEGLASVGPILELARAMGVDMPIVEQVRQVLAGTLDPKDIAPHLTTDDEPQGERTIDGQAQSGSAVRRAFQRAFDQLRNGGRGASGDRP